The Chitinophaga sp. H8 genome contains a region encoding:
- a CDS encoding D-sedoheptulose-7-phosphate isomerase has protein sequence MDLITKINNTIQESIAVKQAICQDETLLNTIQAVAMAITNSLKADHKVLFCGNGGSAADAQHLAAEFSGRFYKDREPLYAEALHCNTSYLTAVGNDYGYDQVYSRILRGIGKPGDVLVGISTSGNSVNILEGMKVAKDKGMIVVSMTGSSGGKMKAGSDFLINVPSQDTPRIQEAHITIGHIICEIVETNLFGA, from the coding sequence ATGGACCTGATCACTAAGATAAACAATACTATACAGGAAAGCATTGCTGTAAAGCAGGCGATCTGCCAGGATGAAACATTGCTCAATACCATACAGGCCGTAGCGATGGCTATTACCAACAGCCTGAAGGCAGACCATAAAGTGCTCTTTTGCGGCAATGGCGGCAGCGCGGCTGATGCACAACACCTGGCAGCAGAATTTTCCGGCCGGTTTTATAAAGACCGGGAACCACTATACGCAGAAGCATTACATTGCAATACCTCCTATCTTACTGCCGTAGGAAACGACTATGGCTATGATCAGGTATATTCCCGCATTTTAAGAGGCATAGGCAAACCCGGTGATGTACTGGTGGGTATTTCTACTTCCGGCAATTCTGTCAACATCCTGGAAGGAATGAAAGTGGCTAAAGACAAAGGCATGATTGTCGTAAGTATGACAGGCAGCTCCGGAGGAAAAATGAAAGCAGGCAGTGACTTCCTGATCAATGTCCCCTCCCAGGATACTCCCCGCATCCAGGAAGCGCATATTACTATCGGACATATCATCTGCGAAATTGTAGAAACAAATCTCTTTGGCGCATGA
- a CDS encoding HAD-IIIA family hydrolase encodes MIRECIVLAGGLGTRLRSVVADKPKCMAPVHGRPFLFYLLHYLHKQGITHAVLSLGYKSEQVIDWCNHTPLPLRVSFAVEPEPLGTGGAILHALPFLENDAHFIVNGDTFFNVSLPAFYAFHKDQQAALSLALKPMQQFERYGSIATNAAQQIIAFREKQYCETGLINGGVYLTTATYLKSLRLPQKFSFEQAVLETQATSRQLYGFTSPAYFIDIGIPADYEQAQQDLPLRTASTLFLDRDGVINEEIPQSYVLHTGMFRFNEGVLPALALLTKQFSRILVVTNQRCIGKGMLTTAGLQEIHQHMLDEIALHNGRIDKIYFCPEVESNHPCRKPNNGMALQAQQDYPEIDFSQAIMVGNTLSDMQFGRNMGMTTVFIPSTLPDTPFPHPLIDARYAGLWEFAQAIQ; translated from the coding sequence ATGATCCGGGAATGTATCGTACTGGCAGGTGGCCTGGGTACACGCCTGCGCAGCGTAGTGGCCGATAAACCCAAATGCATGGCTCCCGTACACGGGCGGCCTTTTTTATTTTATCTCCTGCATTACCTCCACAAACAAGGTATTACCCATGCCGTACTGTCCCTGGGCTATAAATCAGAACAGGTGATAGACTGGTGCAATCATACCCCACTCCCGTTACGTGTGTCCTTTGCCGTAGAGCCCGAACCACTGGGTACAGGCGGGGCTATCCTGCATGCTTTGCCATTCCTGGAAAATGATGCGCATTTTATTGTAAACGGAGATACTTTTTTCAACGTTTCCCTGCCGGCATTCTATGCATTTCACAAAGACCAGCAGGCGGCATTATCCCTGGCGCTAAAGCCTATGCAGCAGTTTGAACGGTATGGCAGTATTGCTACCAACGCTGCCCAGCAGATCATCGCTTTCCGCGAGAAACAATACTGTGAAACCGGACTGATCAACGGAGGGGTATATCTTACTACCGCTACCTACCTGAAAAGCCTCAGGCTGCCCCAAAAGTTTTCTTTTGAGCAGGCTGTACTGGAAACACAGGCTACTTCCCGACAACTATATGGCTTTACCAGCCCTGCCTATTTCATTGATATCGGCATTCCGGCTGATTATGAACAGGCACAGCAGGACCTGCCATTGCGAACAGCCAGTACCTTGTTCCTCGACCGGGATGGGGTGATCAATGAAGAAATCCCGCAATCCTATGTGCTGCATACCGGAATGTTCCGCTTCAATGAAGGAGTACTGCCGGCACTGGCCCTGCTGACAAAACAATTTTCCCGTATCCTGGTGGTCACCAACCAGCGTTGTATTGGCAAAGGCATGCTTACCACTGCCGGATTACAGGAGATCCACCAACATATGCTGGATGAAATTGCACTCCACAACGGCCGTATTGATAAAATCTATTTTTGCCCCGAAGTGGAAAGCAATCATCCTTGCCGTAAGCCCAACAATGGGATGGCACTCCAGGCGCAACAGGATTATCCGGAGATCGACTTTTCACAGGCGATCATGGTGGGTAATACCCTGAGCGACATGCAGTTTGGCAGGAATATGGGTATGACTACCGTATTCATCCCTTCCACCCTGCCAGATACGCCATTCCCCCATCCCCTGATTGATGCGCGGTATGCCGGTCTGTGGGAGTTTGCACAGGCAATACAATAA
- a CDS encoding DNA topoisomerase IV subunit B, which translates to MANTDKTDKDNKDLFAAYTEDSIRSLDWREHIRLRPGMYIGKLGDGSSMDDGIYILLKEVTDNCIDEHTMGFGKQVDIKVTEHSVTIRDYGRGIPLGKVVDVVSKINTGAKYDSKAFQKSVGLNGVGTKAVNALSSYFKVQSVREGKMKVAEFERGVLVKEHKETATNEANGTLVTFVPDDTVFKNYRYIPEFLENQIWNYCFLNAGLTVVFNGKKYLSKNGLLDLLQRKTNEEDLRYPIIHLKGDDIEVAITHENQYGEEYYSFVNGQHTTQGGTHLAAFREAYVKTIRDFYKKDYDATDIRASICAAISVRVQEPVFESQTKTKLGSLVVHDGGPSVKAFVLDFLSKHLDDYLHKNPAIADALKKRIEQSERERKELAGIKKLANERAKKANLHNKKLRDCRIHLNDELTGKDKVEQEAKKLETTIFITEGDSASGSITKSRNVETQAVFSLRGKPLNSFGLTKKIVYENEEFNLLQHALNIEEGLEGLRYSNIVVATDADVDGMHIRLLILTFFLQFFPDLVKNGHVYILQTPLFRVRNKQQTIYCYSEEEKLKAVKKLGNKPEITRFKGLGEISPGEFGQFIGESMRIDPIILSKDIHIQKLLEYYMGKNTMTRQEFIISNLRYEKDLIEE; encoded by the coding sequence ATGGCAAATACTGACAAAACGGATAAAGATAATAAGGACCTTTTTGCCGCCTATACCGAAGACTCTATTCGTTCGCTGGACTGGCGGGAACATATCCGCCTGCGTCCGGGAATGTATATTGGTAAACTGGGAGATGGGTCCAGTATGGATGATGGTATTTACATTTTGCTGAAAGAGGTAACAGACAACTGTATCGATGAGCATACCATGGGATTTGGTAAGCAGGTGGATATCAAGGTTACAGAGCATAGTGTTACCATCCGTGATTATGGCCGTGGTATCCCGTTGGGGAAAGTGGTAGATGTGGTGAGTAAAATAAATACCGGTGCAAAATATGATAGCAAAGCCTTTCAGAAATCAGTAGGACTGAACGGGGTGGGTACCAAAGCGGTCAACGCATTATCCAGCTATTTCAAGGTGCAGTCTGTGCGGGAAGGTAAGATGAAGGTGGCGGAGTTCGAAAGAGGGGTACTGGTAAAAGAACATAAAGAAACAGCTACCAATGAAGCGAATGGTACCCTGGTTACCTTCGTACCGGATGATACCGTATTTAAAAATTACCGGTATATCCCCGAATTCCTGGAAAACCAGATCTGGAATTATTGTTTCCTGAACGCGGGATTAACCGTGGTCTTCAATGGCAAAAAATATCTCTCCAAAAATGGTTTGCTGGATTTGTTGCAGCGTAAAACCAATGAGGAAGACCTGCGTTATCCCATCATTCACCTGAAAGGGGATGATATAGAGGTGGCTATTACCCATGAAAATCAATACGGAGAAGAATATTATTCCTTTGTAAACGGCCAGCATACCACCCAGGGAGGTACTCACCTGGCTGCTTTCCGGGAGGCGTACGTAAAAACTATCCGCGATTTTTACAAGAAGGATTATGATGCTACAGATATCAGGGCTTCTATCTGCGCGGCGATTTCTGTTCGCGTACAGGAGCCGGTGTTTGAGTCCCAGACTAAAACCAAGCTGGGCTCTCTGGTAGTACATGATGGTGGTCCTTCTGTAAAAGCGTTTGTACTGGACTTCCTGTCTAAACACCTGGATGATTACCTGCATAAGAACCCGGCCATTGCAGATGCGCTGAAGAAAAGGATCGAGCAGAGCGAACGGGAACGTAAAGAGCTGGCGGGAATCAAGAAGCTGGCGAATGAGAGAGCGAAAAAAGCCAATCTGCATAATAAGAAACTGCGGGATTGCCGCATTCACCTGAATGATGAGCTGACCGGGAAAGATAAGGTAGAACAGGAAGCAAAGAAACTGGAAACGACCATCTTCATTACAGAGGGAGACTCTGCGAGTGGTTCTATCACCAAATCGCGTAATGTGGAAACCCAGGCGGTATTCAGCCTGCGTGGTAAACCACTGAACAGCTTTGGGCTGACCAAGAAAATTGTATACGAAAACGAAGAGTTCAACCTTCTGCAGCATGCCCTCAATATTGAAGAAGGGCTGGAGGGATTACGGTATTCCAATATCGTGGTAGCAACCGATGCGGATGTGGATGGTATGCATATCCGTTTATTGATCCTCACCTTCTTTTTACAGTTTTTCCCTGACCTGGTGAAAAACGGTCACGTATATATTTTACAGACACCGTTGTTCCGGGTGCGTAATAAACAGCAAACCATTTATTGCTATAGTGAGGAAGAGAAGCTGAAAGCGGTGAAGAAGCTGGGCAATAAGCCGGAGATTACCCGCTTTAAAGGGTTGGGCGAAATTTCTCCCGGAGAGTTTGGCCAGTTTATTGGGGAAAGCATGCGTATTGACCCTATCATTTTATCCAAAGACATTCATATTCAGAAGTTGCTGGAATATTATATGGGCAAAAATACCATGACGCGGCAGGAGTTTATTATCAGCAACCTGCGGTATGAAAAAGATCTGATCGAAGAATAA
- a CDS encoding GHMP family kinase ATP-binding protein — protein sequence MIYRSKAPLRLGLAGGGTDVSPYSDLFGGAILNATISLYARASIELLADNKVIFESADKKESYTYDAVYPLPMDGQLDILKGVVNRVVKDYGALPSGFKLTTYVDAPSGSGLGTSSTLVVAVLGAFAEWRKLPLGEYDMAHLAYSIEREDLQQAGGKQDQYAATFGGVNFMEFYKGDKVIVNPLRIRDIYLHELENNLVLFYTSTSRLSSSIISEQQKNVNDKKEGSIEAMHQLKEQAIMMKEALLRGTIDQIGEILDYGFKFKKQMAQGISNSQLDEIYDAAKQAGASGGKISGAGGGGFMIFYCPRNTRFQVVEALNKFGGDVKRYHFTNNGIQTWSI from the coding sequence GTGATATACAGAAGCAAAGCACCTTTACGTTTAGGCCTTGCCGGTGGTGGTACAGATGTAAGCCCTTATTCCGATTTGTTTGGAGGGGCTATCCTGAATGCTACCATCTCTTTGTATGCCCGTGCATCCATAGAGCTCCTGGCGGATAACAAAGTTATTTTTGAATCGGCGGATAAAAAGGAATCATATACTTACGATGCAGTATATCCGCTTCCAATGGATGGGCAGCTCGATATCCTGAAAGGCGTGGTAAACAGGGTGGTGAAGGATTATGGCGCCCTGCCTTCCGGCTTTAAACTCACCACTTATGTAGATGCGCCCTCCGGCTCCGGCCTGGGCACCTCCTCTACTCTTGTGGTGGCAGTGCTGGGCGCTTTTGCCGAATGGCGGAAACTCCCGCTGGGCGAATATGATATGGCCCACCTGGCTTATTCTATTGAAAGGGAAGATCTGCAGCAGGCAGGTGGTAAGCAGGACCAATATGCGGCCACTTTTGGCGGGGTCAACTTCATGGAGTTTTATAAAGGTGACAAAGTGATCGTAAATCCGCTCCGCATCAGGGATATCTACCTCCATGAACTGGAAAATAACCTGGTACTGTTCTATACTTCTACCAGCCGCTTGTCTTCCAGCATCATCTCCGAACAGCAAAAGAACGTAAACGATAAAAAGGAAGGTTCTATTGAAGCTATGCACCAGCTGAAAGAGCAGGCCATCATGATGAAAGAGGCCCTGTTGCGGGGTACGATAGACCAGATTGGTGAGATCCTGGATTACGGCTTTAAATTCAAAAAACAAATGGCCCAGGGTATCTCCAATTCCCAGCTGGATGAGATTTACGATGCTGCCAAACAAGCTGGTGCCAGTGGTGGCAAAATATCCGGTGCCGGTGGTGGCGGATTTATGATATTCTACTGCCCCCGCAATACCCGTTTCCAGGTAGTGGAAGCATTAAATAAATTTGGCGGGGATGTAAAACGTTATCATTTTACCAATAACGGTATACAAACCTGGAGTATCTAA
- a CDS encoding DUF1835 domain-containing protein: MSLNHIVFGQVSVPVLAAAFEMDESMKGEILCFEDDLSVGPLFILDTKEGLANRKLWWQQLAGVQPVPVAENGEVPAEGEITPEAPGDTERLAQLKAQLKEDPELEIWIWAGQNARDVCGYYWLVSQLYDFSGRIHIIYLNNLPFLNEKGAVFYPTHLHQILPKEFLKAKKLARAVSLAEFELDGEEWQKMMNENAGLRLLEGGKKIKGEPAAYYDKELLQQSSKEFQKAHKVVGQVTGKFKYPVMDQFLGWRIKELIKAEQLESKGELKTIRDFEVKLPGGPAIAAEHSEPEA; encoded by the coding sequence ATGAGTTTAAATCATATCGTATTTGGTCAGGTGTCCGTACCGGTGCTGGCAGCAGCATTCGAGATGGATGAAAGCATGAAAGGAGAGATCCTGTGCTTTGAAGACGACTTGTCGGTGGGACCGTTGTTTATCCTGGATACGAAAGAAGGACTTGCCAACAGGAAACTGTGGTGGCAGCAGCTGGCTGGTGTACAACCGGTACCGGTAGCAGAAAACGGGGAAGTACCTGCGGAAGGGGAAATTACCCCGGAAGCCCCCGGTGATACGGAACGTTTAGCACAGTTAAAGGCACAGCTGAAAGAAGATCCCGAATTGGAAATATGGATATGGGCAGGACAAAATGCCAGAGATGTATGCGGATACTACTGGCTGGTAAGCCAGCTGTATGATTTTTCCGGAAGGATACATATCATCTACCTGAATAACTTACCCTTCCTGAATGAAAAAGGCGCGGTGTTTTATCCTACTCACCTGCACCAGATCCTGCCTAAAGAATTTCTGAAGGCAAAGAAACTGGCCAGAGCAGTATCCCTGGCGGAGTTTGAACTGGACGGCGAGGAGTGGCAAAAGATGATGAACGAAAATGCAGGACTCCGGTTGCTGGAAGGAGGGAAGAAAATAAAAGGAGAGCCGGCAGCATATTATGATAAGGAACTGCTGCAGCAAAGCAGTAAAGAGTTCCAGAAAGCGCATAAGGTAGTAGGGCAGGTGACCGGCAAATTCAAATACCCCGTAATGGACCAGTTCCTGGGCTGGCGTATCAAAGAACTGATCAAAGCAGAACAGCTGGAAAGCAAAGGAGAGCTGAAAACCATCCGGGATTTTGAAGTGAAATTACCTGGCGGACCAGCAATAGCAGCAGAGCATAGTGAACCGGAGGCATAA
- a CDS encoding DNA gyrase/topoisomerase IV subunit A: MSDNENALPPDESLHNVIHVGGMYESWFLDYASYVILERAVPGVEDGLKPVQRRIMHAMKEMDDGRFNKVANVIGQTMQYHPHGDASISDAIVNLGQKDLLIETQGNWGDVRTGDDAAAARYIEARLSKFALDVAFNAKTTRWQLSYDGRKNEPLSLPMKFPLLLAQGAEGIAVGLSTKILPHNFCELIEASIKYLRGKKFELFPDFATGGMIDAANYNDGKRGGKVRVRAHIEEKDKKTLLIKDVPYGVTTTQLMESIVKANDNSKIKIKKVVDNTASEVEIEVQLAPGISPDITIDALYAFTDCEISISPNACVIVEDKPHFLTVSELLKYATDFTRELLKKELEIRLAELDEKWHYTSLEKIFFEKQIYKELEQKHKDWDTVLAAIDKGFNPYKKLLKREITKEDIVKLTEKPVRRIYRLDINELNEQIKGIEGDIKQVKHDLANLVDFTVSYYEGLLKKYGKGRERKTELKAFDTIQVQQVAIANTKIYVNRADGFIGTSLKKDEFIAECSDLDNIIVFRRDGKMLVTKVADKTFVGKDIIHVDVFRKNDERTTYNMIYVDGKTGVSYAKRFNVTGITRDKEYDLANKGEKNSKVHYFSANPNGEAEVVTLKLSPNCSARNKEFDLFFETIAIKGRNSMGNQVTKYPIRSVKFKEKGISTLSGQKIWYDDAIGRLNTDERGVYIGSFDGEDKIFVAYKNGTYELTSFELTNRYEPDDVIYIEKFNPDKIVSAIYFDDDKKQYNVKRFKIETQTLNNKFLFIKEGKGNYLEMITTHSNPVILLKSGKKRDPEEEEVTLSEFVEVTGWKTVGTRIAGDDLISAELLSEEEGPDEEEGQIQGELF; the protein is encoded by the coding sequence ATGAGTGATAACGAAAATGCCCTCCCACCAGACGAATCGCTGCACAATGTCATCCATGTGGGTGGTATGTATGAAAGCTGGTTCCTGGATTACGCCTCTTATGTGATCCTGGAGCGTGCGGTACCTGGTGTGGAAGATGGCCTGAAACCGGTACAACGGCGTATCATGCATGCCATGAAAGAAATGGACGATGGCCGCTTTAATAAGGTGGCTAACGTGATCGGGCAAACGATGCAGTATCACCCCCATGGGGATGCTTCTATCAGCGATGCTATTGTAAACCTGGGACAGAAAGACCTGCTGATAGAAACCCAGGGTAACTGGGGGGATGTAAGAACCGGTGATGATGCGGCAGCAGCCAGGTATATTGAGGCCCGCCTATCTAAATTTGCACTGGATGTAGCCTTCAACGCAAAAACTACCCGCTGGCAACTGAGCTATGATGGCCGTAAGAACGAACCCCTTTCATTGCCGATGAAGTTCCCCCTGCTGCTGGCACAGGGAGCGGAAGGTATTGCTGTAGGCCTTTCTACCAAAATATTACCACACAACTTTTGCGAGCTGATAGAGGCATCTATCAAATACCTCCGTGGTAAAAAGTTTGAACTGTTCCCCGATTTTGCTACCGGTGGTATGATAGATGCTGCCAACTATAATGATGGCAAGCGGGGTGGTAAAGTAAGGGTACGTGCACATATTGAAGAGAAGGATAAGAAAACCCTGTTGATTAAGGATGTGCCTTATGGTGTTACCACTACCCAATTGATGGAATCTATTGTTAAAGCCAACGACAATAGTAAGATCAAGATCAAGAAGGTGGTAGATAACACTGCCAGCGAAGTAGAAATAGAGGTACAGCTGGCGCCGGGTATTTCGCCGGATATTACCATCGATGCCTTGTATGCATTTACTGATTGCGAAATCTCCATCTCACCCAATGCCTGTGTGATCGTGGAAGATAAACCGCATTTCCTCACCGTGTCTGAACTGCTGAAATATGCTACTGATTTTACACGGGAACTGCTGAAAAAAGAACTGGAAATCAGGCTGGCAGAGCTGGACGAAAAATGGCATTATACTTCCCTGGAAAAGATCTTCTTTGAAAAGCAGATCTATAAGGAATTAGAACAAAAACATAAAGATTGGGATACCGTATTGGCGGCTATTGATAAGGGCTTTAATCCTTATAAAAAACTGCTGAAGCGGGAGATCACCAAAGAAGATATTGTAAAGCTGACAGAAAAGCCTGTTCGCCGCATTTACCGCCTGGACATTAATGAACTGAATGAACAGATCAAAGGAATAGAAGGCGATATCAAGCAGGTAAAACATGACCTGGCTAATCTGGTAGATTTTACAGTGAGCTACTATGAAGGTTTGCTGAAGAAATATGGTAAAGGCCGAGAAAGGAAAACAGAACTGAAAGCCTTTGATACCATACAGGTACAGCAGGTGGCTATCGCCAATACCAAGATCTATGTAAACCGTGCAGACGGTTTCATTGGTACTTCTCTCAAGAAGGATGAGTTTATCGCAGAATGTTCCGACCTGGACAACATCATCGTTTTCCGCAGGGACGGTAAAATGCTGGTAACGAAAGTAGCGGATAAGACCTTTGTAGGAAAAGACATCATCCATGTAGACGTATTCCGCAAGAATGATGAACGTACTACCTACAATATGATCTATGTAGATGGTAAAACAGGGGTGAGCTATGCAAAACGTTTTAACGTTACCGGTATTACCCGTGATAAAGAGTATGATCTGGCAAACAAAGGCGAAAAGAACTCCAAGGTGCATTATTTTTCTGCCAACCCTAACGGAGAGGCGGAGGTAGTGACCCTTAAGCTGAGTCCTAACTGCTCTGCACGTAATAAGGAATTTGACCTGTTTTTTGAAACCATTGCGATCAAGGGACGTAACTCCATGGGTAACCAGGTTACCAAGTATCCTATCCGTAGTGTGAAATTCAAGGAAAAAGGCATCTCTACCTTATCCGGACAGAAAATATGGTATGATGATGCGATCGGGCGTTTGAATACAGATGAACGGGGCGTATATATTGGTAGTTTTGATGGAGAAGATAAGATCTTTGTAGCGTATAAGAACGGTACTTATGAACTCACCAGTTTTGAGCTGACCAACCGTTATGAGCCGGATGATGTGATATACATCGAAAAGTTCAACCCGGACAAGATCGTATCAGCCATTTATTTTGATGATGATAAGAAACAATACAATGTAAAACGTTTCAAGATAGAAACGCAGACATTGAACAACAAGTTCCTGTTTATCAAAGAAGGCAAGGGCAATTACCTGGAAATGATTACTACGCATTCCAACCCGGTAATATTGCTGAAATCAGGAAAGAAACGTGATCCGGAAGAAGAAGAGGTAACACTCTCTGAGTTTGTGGAAGTAACCGGCTGGAAAACGGTAGGTACCCGTATTGCCGGTGATGATCTGATCAGCGCAGAGTTGCTGTCGGAAGAAGAAGGGCCTGATGAAGAAGAAGGACAAATACAGGGTGAACTGTTTTAA